A single region of the Arthrobacter sp. zg-Y820 genome encodes:
- the murD gene encoding UDP-N-acetylmuramoyl-L-alanine--D-glutamate ligase has product MGGRKLSDSADTGSGNTEAGTSRLDGLTTWDAPWRGLRVVVTGIGLSGFSAADTLIELGARVVVVDAKDTEENRAKADTLQIVGAADVLLGADSAKELPLVDGEPAELVVTSPGFSPSHPLMTAASDAGIPVWGDVELAWRVRVREGRKTAEWLTITGTNGKTTTVSMTESMLRAAGLRAIAAGNVGTPILDAIRDPQGYDVIAVELSSFQLHWSSSISPLASVCLNIAEDHVDWHGSYEAYLADKAKIYENTRVACIYNAEQSETEHMVEEADVVEGCRAVGFTTGMPAVSMVGMVENLLVDRAFIEQRKDSAAELASLADVGEPAPRHMVANALAAAALVRAFGVEPVAVRDGLRAYAPGAHRIQPVARLNDILWVDDSKATNPHAAAASLSAFDPVVWIAGGLSKGVDYDDLVRTQAPRLRAVILIGADSSRLREALARHAPGIRVIDAVPPHTGGRPASVPVVSGEEVMALAVAAAAAEARSGDTVLMAPAAASMDQFASYAHRGDAFIEAVRGYVEGQAQTTKES; this is encoded by the coding sequence ATGGGTGGTCGGAAATTGAGCGACTCAGCAGACACCGGGTCCGGCAACACTGAGGCCGGAACATCGCGGCTGGACGGACTGACCACCTGGGACGCGCCCTGGCGCGGACTGCGCGTGGTCGTCACCGGGATCGGCCTGTCCGGATTCTCGGCAGCCGACACCCTGATCGAGCTCGGCGCCCGCGTGGTGGTCGTGGATGCGAAGGACACCGAAGAGAACCGCGCCAAGGCCGACACCCTGCAGATCGTGGGTGCCGCCGACGTCCTGCTGGGCGCTGACTCCGCCAAGGAGCTGCCGCTGGTGGACGGCGAGCCGGCTGAACTGGTGGTCACCTCGCCCGGATTCAGCCCATCCCACCCCCTGATGACCGCCGCTTCCGATGCCGGCATCCCGGTGTGGGGAGATGTGGAACTGGCGTGGCGGGTCCGCGTCCGCGAAGGCCGCAAGACGGCCGAGTGGCTGACGATCACCGGAACCAACGGCAAGACCACCACCGTGTCAATGACCGAGAGCATGCTCCGCGCCGCCGGCCTGCGCGCCATCGCCGCGGGCAACGTGGGCACTCCCATCCTGGACGCCATCCGCGATCCGCAGGGCTACGACGTTATTGCGGTGGAACTCTCCAGCTTCCAGCTGCACTGGTCCTCCTCGATCTCGCCCCTGGCGAGCGTGTGCCTGAACATCGCCGAGGACCACGTGGACTGGCACGGATCCTACGAGGCGTACCTGGCCGACAAGGCAAAGATCTACGAAAACACCCGCGTCGCCTGCATCTACAACGCTGAGCAGTCCGAGACCGAGCACATGGTCGAAGAAGCCGACGTCGTGGAAGGCTGCCGCGCCGTGGGCTTCACCACCGGCATGCCCGCCGTCTCCATGGTGGGCATGGTGGAAAACCTGCTGGTGGACCGCGCCTTCATCGAACAGCGCAAGGATTCCGCCGCGGAACTGGCCTCCCTGGCCGACGTCGGCGAACCGGCGCCGCGGCACATGGTGGCCAACGCCCTGGCGGCTGCAGCCCTGGTGCGGGCTTTCGGCGTCGAGCCGGTTGCCGTCCGGGACGGGCTTCGGGCCTATGCCCCCGGTGCACACCGCATCCAGCCGGTGGCCCGCCTCAATGACATCCTCTGGGTCGACGATTCCAAGGCCACCAACCCGCATGCGGCCGCCGCTTCGCTTTCGGCGTTCGACCCGGTGGTCTGGATTGCCGGCGGACTGTCCAAGGGAGTGGACTACGACGACCTCGTCCGGACCCAGGCTCCGCGGCTGCGTGCGGTCATCCTGATCGGCGCCGATTCCTCCCGGCTTCGCGAGGCCCTGGCACGACACGCCCCGGGCATCCGGGTGATTGACGCCGTTCCGCCCCACACTGGTGGAAGGCCCGCCTCCGTACCAGTAGTCAGCGGGGAGGAAGTGATGGCCCTGGCTGTCGCCGCCGCAGCCGCTGAGGCCCGTTCCGGAGACACGGTCCTCATGGCGCCGGCAGCGGCATCCATGGATCAGTTCGCGTCCTACGCACACCGCGGCGACGCTTTCATCGAGGCTGTCCGCGGGTACGTGGAAGGACAGGCGCAGACCACCAAGGAGTCCTAG
- the ftsW gene encoding putative lipid II flippase FtsW encodes MVTTSSGNPRKPVLRSKRPAAGTSPAASGRGTGTPSSGRPASAGSRPASRAPAAPGKKPSMFERGIVLIDGSRRTATGSAYYTILGASLALTAIGLMMVLSASSVESIAASAGESVGSTFNFFVKQAMFAGLGVAAMLGLSRLGPKTFKKMAWGLMALAAVLLILVLIPGIGKEVNGNRNWIEIGPITGQPSEAAKLAMAIWFASMLSLKQKLITQWKHALVPVVFPGGLLLIGLVMLGSDLGTVIIMGMIMIAALFFAGAPLRFLTALVGLGAGAAVLMSALSGNRSSRISAWLKLDCGGGVCDQANAGMYALASGGWFGVGIGQSRQKWSWIPEAHNDFIFAIIGEEFGLLGTLLIVLLFGVLAVATIRMTMRHTDPFIRILCGSILVWIIGQAFVNIAMVTGLLPVIGVPLPFISYGGSSLTFTLAAIGVLLSFARKVPEHKLPESEPSAP; translated from the coding sequence ATGGTCACTACGTCCTCAGGAAACCCCCGCAAGCCTGTGCTTCGCTCCAAGCGGCCGGCCGCCGGCACCTCACCGGCGGCCTCGGGCCGGGGAACCGGCACGCCGTCGTCGGGCCGGCCCGCGTCCGCAGGCTCCCGGCCTGCGTCCCGCGCGCCCGCCGCGCCGGGCAAGAAACCGTCGATGTTCGAACGCGGCATCGTCCTCATCGATGGCAGCCGCCGCACAGCCACCGGATCGGCCTATTACACGATTCTGGGCGCCTCGCTGGCGCTGACGGCCATCGGACTGATGATGGTGCTTTCGGCATCCTCGGTGGAGTCCATCGCCGCCTCGGCCGGTGAATCGGTGGGCAGTACCTTCAACTTCTTCGTGAAACAGGCCATGTTCGCCGGGCTCGGCGTGGCCGCCATGCTGGGCTTGTCGCGGCTCGGTCCCAAAACGTTCAAAAAGATGGCATGGGGCCTGATGGCCCTGGCCGCCGTGCTGCTGATCCTGGTACTCATTCCGGGGATCGGCAAGGAAGTGAACGGCAACCGGAACTGGATCGAAATTGGTCCGATCACCGGGCAGCCCTCCGAGGCGGCGAAGCTGGCCATGGCCATCTGGTTCGCCTCCATGCTGTCCCTGAAGCAGAAGCTCATCACCCAGTGGAAGCACGCCCTGGTTCCCGTGGTCTTCCCCGGCGGGCTGCTGCTGATCGGGCTGGTCATGCTCGGCAGCGACCTGGGCACCGTGATCATCATGGGCATGATCATGATTGCCGCCCTCTTCTTTGCCGGGGCGCCGCTGCGCTTCCTCACCGCGCTGGTGGGACTGGGCGCGGGCGCCGCGGTGCTGATGTCGGCGCTCAGCGGCAACCGCTCCAGCCGAATCAGCGCGTGGCTGAAGCTGGACTGCGGGGGAGGCGTGTGCGACCAGGCCAATGCCGGCATGTACGCCCTGGCCTCCGGCGGCTGGTTCGGTGTGGGCATCGGGCAGAGCCGGCAGAAGTGGAGCTGGATCCCCGAAGCCCACAACGACTTCATCTTCGCGATCATCGGTGAGGAGTTCGGCCTGCTGGGCACGCTCCTGATCGTGCTGCTCTTCGGCGTCCTGGCCGTGGCCACGATCCGGATGACGATGCGACACACGGATCCGTTCATCCGGATCCTCTGCGGCTCCATCCTGGTCTGGATCATCGGGCAGGCCTTCGTGAACATCGCCATGGTGACCGGGCTCCTTCCGGTGATCGGCGTACCGCTGCCCTTCATCTCCTACGGCGGGTCCTCCCTGACCTTCACCCTGGCCGCCATCGGTGTCCTGCTCTCCTTCGCCCGCAAAGTCCCCGAACACAAACTTCCCGAAAGTGAACCATCAGCTCCATGA
- the murG gene encoding undecaprenyldiphospho-muramoylpentapeptide beta-N-acetylglucosaminyltransferase, whose amino-acid sequence MTQRPLSLVLAGGGTAGHISPLLAVAGAVRDSAPESRIKVVGTAAGMETRLVPAAGFELAVIDRVPMPRRPGADLVRLPGRLLRAVTQAGDILDEAAADVVVGVGGYVSTPVYLAARRRKLPIIVHEANARPGLANRVGARFADVVATAFAETRLPGARLVGMPMRREISGLDRHAARSGARAALGLDPSLPTLVVTGGSSGAASINRAVEASLPALAAAGIQTLHITGRGKQLFTADGALLSAPRYHQVEYVDGMEQAYAAADLLLARSGAGTVCEISAVGLPAVLVPLPHGNGEQALNAAGLVAAGGALLVSDSLFTAEWISDKLIPLLADPAALESMSAAAAAQGIRDADRQMATFILEANVRFRA is encoded by the coding sequence ATGACGCAACGTCCCCTTTCCCTCGTCCTCGCCGGAGGCGGCACCGCCGGGCACATCAGCCCGCTCCTTGCGGTGGCCGGAGCCGTGCGGGACTCCGCGCCGGAGTCCCGCATCAAGGTTGTGGGCACCGCCGCCGGGATGGAAACGCGGCTCGTTCCGGCAGCCGGCTTTGAGCTGGCCGTCATCGACCGCGTGCCAATGCCGCGCCGGCCCGGCGCCGATCTGGTCCGCCTGCCCGGCCGGCTGCTGCGCGCCGTAACGCAGGCCGGCGACATCCTCGACGAAGCCGCCGCCGACGTCGTCGTGGGCGTGGGCGGCTACGTCTCCACCCCGGTCTATCTTGCCGCCCGCCGCCGGAAGCTGCCGATCATCGTGCACGAGGCCAACGCCCGCCCCGGGCTGGCCAACCGCGTCGGCGCACGCTTTGCCGACGTCGTTGCCACGGCCTTCGCCGAGACCCGGCTGCCCGGCGCCCGGCTGGTGGGAATGCCGATGCGGCGGGAAATCTCCGGCCTGGACCGGCACGCCGCCCGGTCCGGAGCACGCGCCGCCCTCGGCCTGGATCCGTCGCTGCCCACCCTGGTGGTCACCGGTGGCTCCTCCGGTGCGGCCTCCATCAACCGGGCCGTGGAAGCATCGCTCCCGGCCCTTGCCGCCGCGGGCATCCAGACCCTGCACATCACCGGCCGCGGCAAGCAACTGTTCACCGCCGACGGCGCACTGCTGAGCGCCCCGCGCTACCACCAGGTCGAATACGTCGACGGCATGGAACAGGCCTACGCTGCCGCCGACCTGCTGCTGGCCCGCTCCGGTGCCGGCACCGTCTGCGAAATCAGCGCCGTCGGCCTGCCCGCCGTGCTGGTGCCGCTGCCGCACGGCAACGGTGAGCAGGCGCTGAACGCTGCCGGCCTCGTCGCCGCCGGCGGAGCGCTTCTCGTTTCGGACAGCCTCTTCACAGCGGAGTGGATATCGGACAAGCTGATACCTTTGCTGGCCGATCCCGCAGCGCTGGAGTCGATGTCCGCGGCCGCGGCCGCCCAGGGCATCCGGGACGCCGACCGGCAGATGGCGACATTCATTCTCGAAGCAAACGTAAGGTTCCGCGCATGA
- the murC gene encoding UDP-N-acetylmuramate--L-alanine ligase: protein MSRLKLSDLGRVHFIGLGGAGMSAVARVMMGQGVSVSGSDSRDSPGLRALEALGATVFVGQDAANVQGADTVVISTAIRSENPELAAARAAGLRIIHRSVALAAAMGNQEVVAVAGTHGKTTTTAMVTVLLREAGLDPSFAIGGDVAALGVNAAHGSGNVFVAEADESDGSFLNYLPRITVITNVEADHLDHYGTEEAVFASFDRFVRLLPADGLLVACADDPGAVDVVSRSGAAQVRTYGYSETADIRITKTRPVASGSVSVLRFSLDGLECEQELRLLVPGAHNIRNAAAAFAVGLGLGVDPARAAAGLAVFSGAARRFEAKGAVRGVRVFDDYAHHPTELVAALEAARTVAGEHRVHVLFQPHLFSRTLAFAAEFASALELADSATVLDIYAAREDPVEGVTSELITARVNRPGGYAPDPARAVQDICRRAAAGDIILTVGAGDVTAFGAVLVRELARTAETGPAGDSAAAAVPPASREGHRG from the coding sequence ATGAGCAGGCTGAAGCTGTCGGACCTCGGACGGGTGCATTTCATTGGGCTTGGGGGAGCGGGCATGTCAGCCGTTGCCCGGGTAATGATGGGCCAAGGCGTTTCCGTCTCCGGCTCCGACTCCCGTGATTCACCGGGGCTCCGCGCCCTGGAAGCCCTGGGCGCCACCGTATTTGTCGGGCAGGATGCCGCGAATGTGCAGGGCGCGGACACAGTGGTGATCTCCACTGCCATCCGATCGGAGAATCCTGAACTTGCCGCGGCCCGGGCCGCGGGGCTGAGGATCATTCACCGGTCCGTTGCCCTGGCCGCGGCCATGGGCAACCAGGAGGTGGTGGCCGTCGCCGGAACACACGGAAAGACCACCACCACCGCGATGGTGACCGTCCTGCTGCGCGAAGCCGGACTGGATCCGTCCTTCGCCATCGGCGGCGATGTCGCTGCGCTGGGGGTCAACGCCGCGCACGGCAGCGGCAACGTGTTCGTTGCCGAGGCCGACGAATCCGACGGTTCGTTCCTGAACTACCTGCCCCGGATCACCGTCATCACCAACGTCGAGGCCGACCACCTGGACCACTACGGCACCGAGGAAGCCGTCTTCGCCTCCTTTGACCGTTTTGTCCGGCTGCTGCCCGCTGACGGCCTGCTGGTGGCCTGCGCCGATGATCCCGGTGCCGTCGACGTGGTGAGCCGCTCCGGCGCTGCGCAGGTCCGCACCTACGGCTACAGCGAGACGGCCGACATCCGCATCACCAAGACCCGGCCGGTGGCCAGCGGTTCGGTCTCCGTGCTCCGCTTCAGCCTCGACGGCCTGGAATGCGAGCAGGAACTGCGCCTCCTGGTTCCCGGGGCGCACAACATCCGCAACGCTGCTGCGGCCTTCGCCGTCGGACTCGGACTGGGCGTGGATCCGGCCCGAGCCGCGGCAGGGCTGGCAGTGTTCTCCGGTGCGGCCCGGAGGTTTGAAGCCAAGGGCGCCGTGCGCGGCGTCCGGGTCTTCGATGACTACGCCCACCATCCCACCGAACTGGTGGCCGCACTGGAGGCCGCCCGCACGGTTGCCGGGGAGCACCGCGTCCACGTCCTGTTCCAGCCGCACCTGTTCAGCCGGACGCTGGCCTTTGCCGCGGAGTTCGCCTCCGCCCTGGAGCTGGCGGACAGCGCGACAGTGCTGGACATTTACGCCGCGCGGGAAGACCCGGTGGAAGGCGTCACCAGCGAGCTGATCACCGCCCGCGTGAACCGTCCCGGCGGCTACGCGCCCGATCCGGCCCGAGCCGTGCAGGACATCTGCCGCCGCGCAGCGGCCGGCGACATCATCCTGACCGTGGGTGCCGGCGACGTCACCGCGTTCGGTGCCGTCCTGGTGCGGGAACTCGCCCGGACCGCTGAAACCGGCCCCGCCGGAGATTCCGCCGCAGCGGCGGTTCCGCCCGCGTCCCGTGAGGGACACCGTGGGTAG
- a CDS encoding FtsQ-type POTRA domain-containing protein, translated as MGSRKPRRPAVDQGRPGPSARSGDGLRRSGHGEPRRTAGPRRGADRASHHSGAGADPRLRAGEGTSWGAGSAGEATVSATVLSFPQPPVRRRRRWLLISAVSGVVLFGAFLAVLFFSPALALKTVTVQGNSLLSTEEVQSALQPLMGQPLTTIADDDVAVLLADRPEVAGVDVVAQPPSEIVVTIAERVPVAVLQSGDAFLLIDDDGLAIGTAANRAEARLPLIDGGTEAVNTEVFSTVTSVLSVLPEDVLAQLDHASASSVDSVELQLLNGQKVFWGSAESNVAKARTLEALMKMPPKDPPIKVFDVSTPSAPVTR; from the coding sequence GTGGGTAGCCGGAAGCCGCGCCGGCCAGCGGTGGACCAGGGACGCCCCGGACCGTCCGCCCGAAGCGGGGACGGCCTGCGCCGTTCCGGGCACGGCGAACCGCGCCGGACCGCCGGTCCGCGCCGCGGAGCCGACCGGGCATCCCACCATTCCGGGGCCGGCGCGGACCCGCGGCTCCGCGCCGGGGAAGGAACATCCTGGGGAGCTGGTTCCGCCGGCGAGGCGACTGTCTCCGCCACGGTCCTGTCCTTTCCCCAACCGCCGGTCCGCCGGCGTCGGCGGTGGCTGCTCATCTCGGCGGTGTCCGGTGTTGTCCTGTTCGGCGCGTTTCTGGCCGTCCTGTTTTTCTCGCCGGCTTTGGCGCTGAAGACGGTGACGGTGCAGGGCAACTCGCTGCTGTCCACCGAAGAGGTGCAGAGCGCCCTGCAGCCGCTGATGGGACAGCCGCTGACCACGATTGCCGACGACGACGTCGCGGTGCTGCTGGCGGACCGGCCGGAGGTCGCCGGCGTGGACGTGGTGGCGCAGCCGCCGTCCGAGATTGTGGTGACCATAGCCGAGCGGGTCCCGGTGGCCGTCCTGCAGAGCGGCGACGCCTTCCTGCTGATTGACGACGATGGCCTGGCCATCGGCACGGCGGCCAACCGGGCCGAGGCCCGGCTGCCGCTGATCGACGGCGGAACCGAGGCGGTGAACACGGAGGTGTTCAGCACTGTCACGTCCGTCCTGTCCGTTTTGCCCGAAGATGTCCTGGCGCAGCTTGACCACGCCTCGGCATCGTCGGTCGACTCCGTGGAGCTGCAGCTCCTCAACGGACAGAAGGTATTCTGGGGGAGCGCCGAATCCAATGTGGCCAAGGCCCGCACCCTGGAAGCGCTGATGAAGATGCCGCCCAAGGATCCGCCGATCAAGGTATTTGATGTCAGCACTCCGAGCGCACCGGTAACACGGTGA
- the ftsZ gene encoding cell division protein FtsZ, with translation MAAPQNYLAVIKVVGIGGGGVNAVNRMIDVGLRGVEFIAINTDAQALLMSDADVKLDVGRELTRGLGAGADPEVGRKAAEDHAEEIEEVLRGADMVFVTAGEGGGTGTGGAPVVARIARSLGALTIGVVTRPFTFEGRRRSNQAESGIDTLREEVDTLIVIPNDRLLSISDRNVSMLDAFRSADQVLLSGVQGITDLITTPGLINLDFADVKSVMQGAGSALMGIGSARGEDRAVKAAELAIASPLLEASIDGAHGVLLSIQGGSDLGLFEINEAARLVQEVAHPEANIIFGAVIDDALGDEARVTVIAAGFDQVDVTSQPISHKPAEPAAPPVNAPAGGSYAGAAPASAGLSAWSQRSTQHSDVPADAGFDVDLPAVVESDLSTGRNDDLDVPDFLK, from the coding sequence GTGGCAGCACCGCAGAATTACTTGGCCGTCATCAAGGTCGTCGGCATCGGCGGCGGTGGCGTGAACGCCGTAAACCGGATGATTGACGTAGGACTCCGAGGCGTGGAGTTCATCGCCATCAACACCGATGCACAGGCACTGCTGATGAGCGACGCCGACGTCAAGCTTGACGTCGGCCGTGAGCTGACCCGCGGCCTGGGCGCCGGTGCGGATCCCGAGGTTGGCCGCAAGGCAGCCGAAGATCACGCCGAGGAGATCGAGGAAGTCCTGCGCGGGGCTGACATGGTCTTCGTCACCGCAGGCGAGGGTGGCGGCACCGGTACCGGCGGCGCTCCCGTCGTGGCCCGGATCGCCCGTTCCCTGGGTGCCCTGACCATTGGCGTGGTTACGCGCCCCTTCACTTTCGAAGGCCGCCGCCGCTCCAACCAGGCCGAGTCGGGCATCGACACGCTGCGCGAGGAAGTCGACACGCTGATCGTGATTCCGAACGACCGCCTGCTGTCCATCAGCGACCGCAACGTGTCCATGCTGGACGCTTTCCGTTCCGCTGACCAGGTGCTGCTCTCCGGCGTTCAGGGCATCACCGACCTGATCACCACCCCGGGCCTGATCAACCTCGACTTCGCGGATGTGAAGTCGGTGATGCAGGGTGCAGGTTCGGCCCTCATGGGCATCGGTTCCGCACGAGGGGAGGACCGGGCCGTCAAGGCCGCCGAGCTGGCAATAGCTTCTCCTCTGCTGGAAGCCTCCATCGACGGCGCCCACGGCGTCCTGCTCTCCATTCAGGGTGGCTCCGACCTCGGCCTGTTCGAGATCAACGAAGCTGCGCGCCTGGTGCAGGAAGTGGCCCACCCCGAGGCCAACATCATCTTCGGTGCCGTCATTGACGACGCCCTTGGTGATGAAGCACGCGTGACGGTCATCGCCGCCGGCTTCGACCAGGTCGACGTGACCTCGCAGCCGATTTCGCACAAGCCGGCCGAGCCCGCAGCACCGCCGGTCAACGCACCGGCAGGCGGCAGCTACGCCGGCGCCGCACCCGCTTCCGCGGGCCTGTCGGCGTGGTCGCAGCGCTCGACCCAGCACAGCGACGTTCCCGCCGACGCCGGTTTCGACGTCGACCTGCCGGCCGTCGTGGAATCGGACCTGTCCACGGGCCGGAACGACGACCTGGACGTTCCTGATTTCCTGAAGTAA
- a CDS encoding polyphenol oxidase family protein, translating to MFWWQTQTGDGLTVGFTNTAAGNLALHVGDDPAQVRLRRGALEKAMTVAAGSLRFMNQVHSADVALVSGGTDAASAAPTADALVSPDGSAPLAVMVADCVPVVLVGRKPGGGVVTAAAHAGRKGLLDGVLPNTVRAMRAAGAAGITAWIGPSVCGECYEVPEAMLEEAADLLPVLRSRTRRGTPALDLPAGAEAQLAALDVEVIRVPGCTLESDELYSHRRTSSAGRFAGVVWLS from the coding sequence ATGTTTTGGTGGCAGACACAGACCGGTGACGGGCTGACCGTCGGCTTCACCAATACGGCGGCGGGCAACCTCGCTTTGCATGTCGGGGATGATCCCGCACAGGTTCGGCTGCGCCGCGGCGCCCTGGAAAAAGCCATGACCGTTGCCGCGGGATCGCTGCGGTTCATGAACCAGGTCCATTCCGCCGACGTCGCACTCGTTTCCGGCGGAACGGACGCCGCTTCCGCCGCCCCGACCGCTGATGCCCTCGTCAGTCCCGACGGAAGCGCGCCCCTGGCCGTCATGGTGGCGGACTGCGTACCCGTGGTGCTAGTTGGCCGGAAACCCGGCGGCGGCGTCGTGACCGCTGCGGCCCACGCCGGACGCAAGGGGCTGCTGGACGGCGTCCTGCCCAACACCGTGCGGGCGATGCGTGCAGCCGGTGCCGCCGGCATCACGGCCTGGATCGGCCCGAGCGTGTGCGGTGAATGCTACGAGGTTCCCGAAGCCATGCTCGAGGAAGCGGCAGACCTGCTGCCGGTGCTGCGGTCGCGCACCCGGCGGGGCACGCCGGCCCTGGACCTCCCGGCCGGCGCCGAGGCCCAGCTGGCCGCCCTGGACGTGGAAGTGATCCGCGTGCCCGGCTGCACGCTGGAATCCGATGAGCTGTACTCGCACCGGCGCACCAGCAGTGCCGGGCGCTTTGCCGGTGTCGTCTGGCTGAGCTGA
- a CDS encoding alanine racemase: MTSSISPAVRAAELAERLGRVQARIRAAAPPGTAPTLIVVTKYFPAADVELLAGLGVTDVGENKDQEAAAKAADTASLGLSWHFIGQLQSNKAKSVVRYAEAVHSVDRASLVRALAKAMEAEQQRRTGAGLPPRADLECFLQVDLRDPAAGAGTTPSGPARGGTLPADVPALADAVAAAPGLRLAGLMAVAPLGGDPREAFGRLRALSGQLQETHPGAAGISAGMSGDLEAALEYGATHLRIGSDILGPRPPVR; this comes from the coding sequence ATGACATCGAGCATTTCCCCGGCTGTCCGCGCAGCCGAACTCGCCGAACGGCTTGGCCGGGTCCAAGCCCGCATCCGGGCAGCGGCACCTCCGGGAACCGCTCCAACGCTGATCGTGGTCACGAAATACTTTCCCGCGGCCGACGTCGAACTGCTGGCCGGTCTGGGCGTCACCGACGTCGGGGAAAACAAGGACCAGGAGGCGGCTGCGAAAGCTGCCGACACGGCGTCCCTGGGGCTGTCCTGGCACTTCATCGGCCAGCTGCAAAGCAACAAGGCCAAGTCGGTGGTGCGCTATGCCGAAGCCGTCCATTCCGTTGACCGGGCCTCGCTCGTTCGGGCCCTGGCCAAGGCGATGGAGGCCGAGCAGCAGCGCCGAACCGGCGCCGGGCTGCCGCCGCGGGCGGACCTGGAGTGCTTTCTCCAGGTCGACCTGCGCGACCCCGCCGCCGGCGCGGGCACGACACCTTCCGGCCCGGCCCGCGGGGGAACGCTGCCCGCCGATGTACCGGCCCTCGCTGACGCCGTGGCTGCGGCGCCCGGTCTCCGGTTGGCCGGCCTGATGGCGGTGGCGCCGCTGGGCGGGGACCCGCGCGAGGCCTTCGGTCGGCTCCGCGCCCTGTCCGGGCAGCTGCAGGAAACCCACCCCGGCGCCGCAGGGATATCGGCCGGAATGAGCGGGGACCTGGAAGCAGCACTGGAATACGGGGCGACACACCTGCGCATCGGCTCCGATATTCTCGGGCCGCGCCCCCCGGTGCGGTAG
- the sepF gene encoding cell division protein SepF, translated as MAGAMRRTMIYLGLADGDEHYESEPKTQRDAPARSEEYTPDFERAERPDREAEPTPAPAPVTRTAVEEYRAPVTPIKRAPSSREEVAGLRQITTVHPRSYNDAKIIGESFRDGIPVIMNVTDMGEADAKRLVDFSAGLVFGLRGSIERVTNKVFLLSPSYVEVLGDDKKVSESQSAFFNQS; from the coding sequence ATGGCTGGCGCAATGCGCAGGACAATGATTTACCTTGGCCTCGCCGACGGTGACGAGCACTACGAGTCCGAGCCGAAGACCCAGCGGGATGCCCCGGCACGCAGCGAGGAATACACGCCCGATTTCGAGCGTGCCGAGCGTCCGGACCGGGAAGCCGAGCCGACACCGGCACCTGCCCCCGTGACCCGCACCGCAGTCGAGGAGTACCGGGCACCGGTAACGCCGATCAAACGAGCTCCGTCATCCCGAGAGGAAGTGGCTGGCTTGCGCCAGATCACCACCGTCCACCCCCGTTCGTACAACGACGCCAAGATCATCGGCGAGAGTTTCCGTGACGGCATTCCCGTGATCATGAACGTGACCGACATGGGCGAAGCCGACGCCAAGCGGCTCGTCGATTTCTCCGCTGGCCTCGTCTTCGGACTGCGCGGTAGCATTGAGCGCGTGACCAACAAGGTCTTCCTGCTGTCGCCCTCCTACGTGGAGGTGCTGGGGGATGACAAAAAGGTCAGCGAGTCCCAGTCGGCATTCTTCAACCAGAGCTGA
- a CDS encoding YggT family protein — MSIIFSLLYLLLVLFYFALLLRIVYDAVQIFARQWRPKGPALVLASVIYGATDPPIRLLRRFIPPLRLGGISLDLAFIVLFIVVAIARSIVASLIR, encoded by the coding sequence GTGAGTATTATTTTTTCCCTGCTGTATCTGCTGCTGGTCCTCTTTTATTTTGCCCTGCTGCTGCGGATTGTTTATGACGCGGTCCAAATCTTTGCCCGCCAATGGCGCCCCAAGGGGCCCGCACTGGTGCTCGCATCAGTGATCTACGGCGCAACGGATCCGCCCATCCGGCTCCTGCGGAGATTCATCCCTCCGCTGAGGCTTGGCGGCATCTCCCTGGACCTGGCGTTCATCGTGCTGTTCATCGTGGTCGCCATTGCCAGGTCGATCGTGGCCAGCCTCATCCGCTAG